The following is a genomic window from Prunus persica cultivar Lovell chromosome G7, Prunus_persica_NCBIv2, whole genome shotgun sequence.
AACTGAATCACCAAACTCGATCACAAAAgaattgggttgggttgggttggccTAATCATGAGCGGGTCTTGGGtccaaaaaatcataaactgcTATATATCGAGTTGGAACCAAAATTGACCCAACCCAACCAATGCTCACCTTTAACATTATGTATATTTTGCCTACTCCGTTAATTGAAGAAAATGCTAACGTAACTATTCAAACCTTGTTTGCGTACTCTTTTACATACTCCCTTAAAGATGCTCTAAATAGTTTCGTACAAGACATTTACTATTCAAACTCTTAATATGTGAGCTTTCACTTTaaatctgtttttttatttataaaaatgatgTTAAAACATCGCATAAGAAATACAGAATAACAAACCCAAGAATGTGATGAATAACATTCCACTCGTATAAACACTAACCCTACCATTCTTCCTCGCATCTCCTTTTCCTCACCATTCCTCTCGCAGCCTTTCCTCCTCCATGATGCAATATGGTTGTAACTTGTGCACCAGAAAAACAATCCGAAATAGAAAGTTCCTTGACACCATTAATTATAATCTTAGTGCGACAGCTTTTAAGAGCAAAAAAGTGAACATGTCATGTGGTGTTCATGCACATTTTGATCACTCTCTTGTATATCATTGGTCCACACCCTCTCTCTTCCTGCACGTGGGAGGTCTCGTCTCAATGTAGAAATTTACAACTACATAAGAGAAGCTTGTGCTCACAAAACATTACCAGTAAAACAAAGTTCATGGACCATCACAAAAGCGCAGCAACAATTTCTCCATACTCTATAGCCAAGGGttgaccaaagaaaaatactCTATATCCAATGTTGAAACAATGCAATCATTGTTTTTAGGGAGACTCCAAGACGTTTATACAAATTATTACTAGGCAAACTAATATACCTTGGATCTTACGATCAATTGCAAAGATATTTGGCGACTTTTTGGGAATTTCAATCATGTGACTATCAAGCAGGTTTACAAAAAAAAGCTAACATGGATATACTAGTTCCTGCATTTGGTTTAGTAATTTCTCTTTCGATGTACTTATTATagtttattttgatttgtatGGTATTGAGATCCGAAAGGATCTCATTTGTGAtgtgtttcagtttttttttaaattttataaaaaaaagcaatcactgttgtttcttttttttagtaaaagaATACAATAAACTTTGGAGACACGCCTAATTGGGTAACCTACTTCAATATTTAAGTATTTCTTTGATTTCCATTTTCCAATTTATATGCCTTTTTAATTGCTCACAAGAACAGTTGTCCACATGATAAGCAATGAAGAGGATATATTGTGGAAGATTCAACAAGGACGGTTTGGTCGGTGCACAATCGGACACAAAAAAATACGAAAATGAAACCGACATTacggtttttttaattgcaaGTTTTCTTTGATCCAATAGATTTTcagttcaagaaaaaaaataaaaatgaaaaaagggtACCAAAAATTGGGATGGTTAGAATAAGAAAACACTTTTACAAAAGAGTGGCGGGTCAGCCCAATTTACTGACGGGCTTGGACTCGGGTGCAGGCCTAAAGTTGCCCGTGACCCAATATCGGGTCACTCTCACTTACACTCTCACTCTTACTCTCATTCTTGAGCCGCTGTTTCTCCTTGCTTTTCTTCAACAACTTGGGCCTGGGCTTTGCGGGCGTCTTAAGATACCGGGCCTGCGAAGCCACCATGTCCCTCAAAACCCTAACAAGCCTGGCCTCAATCTCGACCCCATTGGGCTCAATCACACCCAAGGCCCTGGCCACAGCCTCCATGGTACTCACGCACCCACCAAACGGCTCTTTCCGCAAAACCAACTCCGAGTCGTAAATGCTCCCACCGCTTGCACTCTCATCCACATCCAAACAAACCCTGCTCGCAAACGTCGACAAAAACCCCTCGCTGGCTTTGACCATCTCCCTAGCATGCTTCCACGTGGCGTCGAAGGCGATGAGCACCAAAGGGGAGTGTTTGGGGACGGGTGAGCTGGGGAGGTCTGATAGGCTGACGGCGGGTGAGGCTTTAGTTGGGGGGAAGAGGTAGATGGCGGGCGGTGATTGATCAAGGAGCGGGGAGAGGCCTGGCTTGAGCTTGCGCGCAACAATGGCGGTGGAGTTGGAGAGGCATTTGGTGAGGATTGGGGTTGTGGAGAGCTTGTGATTGGCTTCGTGGGGGTGGTGGAGGATTATGATTTGGGTCTGGGTTTTGATGGGCTGGGCCGGGAGAGAGTGGCAGAGGCAGACCGGGCCGGGTCGGGTGCAGTTGCTGCATATGGGCCTGGGCCCACGCGGCGGTGGATCGGCGGCGGCGCTGTCGGAGATGTGGATGTCTTCTTCTGGTTCCATCATTCCATGTCAATGTTAAATTATGGACCTATGAGGAGCTCGCTTGCTTTATAGATGGAAGATTAAACGGTAGCGTTTTGGGATTATATATTGTTGGTTTCGTAAACGACATGTCGTTGTTGGGGTGGGTGGGTGGGTGGTAGTTAAAAAATCTGATCAAatttggaagagagagagaggtcagctgacagagagagagagagcggcagagagagagatagatgaCGACGTCAGAGTTGGAAGTAAGCGGCAGCTCGTGGGACGTCTCTCAATTTCAACACACCCCTTTTTACTGGTAAGCCtcggttttgttttgttttgtgtttctcTGCTTGCTTGTGCTAATCATCTGGTAGGTAGAAAAATTAAttacctttttctttcttgtgcgTGTTTGTGAAGTGAGGAGAATGTGTACTTGCTTTGCAAGGAACTGGGCACAAAGGGCATAGCAGATGCCCAAAGTTCtgatctttttgttgttttcatttccaaTGAGAAAAAACAGGCATGTGCCCTTGTACCCAAGTGacttaattgatttatttgtttttaaatttacatattttgtcattttattgGATGCTATAGTTTCCCTCTTATTGAATTTACTATTTGTTTGCTGTGgtgcaaaattaaaaaatggtgAAGATCCCATTGTGGCATCAGAAAGCCAGCAGCCGAGCAGATGGGATTGTTCTCTGGGATTATCATGTCATTTGCATACAGAGAAAAGGCAGAGGTGACTCACCCTCCCCACACTTAGTGTGGGATTTAGATTCAAGTCTTCCATTTCCTTGTCCCTTAGCACGCTATGTCTCCGAAACTATCCGCCCCGACTTTCAGACCTTTTCTGAATTCCAAAGGTATTTCATCACTTGTATTGTATGCGTATGTTATTGGCTCAGTCTGTGCCTGGCTCAGAGTGTGGAAATTTAACATGCTGAATATGTGATCAGTAAACATTATTTACGACATTCTTTATGCGTGGTGGTGCAGGTATTTCCGGATTGTGCATGCCCCCGTGTTTCTCCGTTGCTTTGCATCTGATAGGAGACACATGAAAGATTCTGTTGGCAATTGGCTACATCAACCTCCCCTCTACCAGCCCATTGTTGCGGAGGGTAAATGTTAAATTCTCCTTACATTTTTATGAAGTTTGGTGATGGTAAAATCATTAACAATCAGAACAACTAGATTGGAGCATACCACTTCtaacaaattttaatttccaataaacaaacaagcaaACATTAGCGTCATTTGAATTCATAAGCCTCTAACGCCTTGCCGTTTCTGCTTTATATGAGATAGAGCAGTCACTTAATAACAACTataatttcttctcttcctctccctgTCAAAATTTTTTGCGAACCGAGGTAGTAGTGATAATACACAACAGAAATgaaatttaatgttttttttccttctttcctgTATTTGTGCAGATGGAACTCTTCACAACCTGAATGACTACTTCGACATCCGTGCTACAGATGCAGTGACAGGTACAGGAGCTGATATGACCAATGAAGTTTTTACCAAAAAGCTTGGTGTGGTCATAACAGAAAGCCAACTGGAGGAGTTCTTTTCCCAAATTCTTTGATGTATGGAAATTCTATTTTCAGCTGGACTAGCACATATAAAGCATTGTTATTTCCTGTATCCTGACCGAGTTTTTCTTGGTGTATCACATTTGGGATTAGTTCATTCTGGCTGCATTTTTCTTTCGCCTTGGTAGTTCGGAGAAGTGCAATTCCCCTTAAACATTGTATGGATTGTATGGAGCATTGCATTTTTAACTTCAAtgacaagaaagaaagttcttGCAGTggtttgctgtgagagaattCTTGTATGCAGTGGTTGGTTGCAGCCAAAGTCTCTCTAATAGACAAATTCTCGTTTTCCTCTTTTGGAATTAGAGGATGTTAAAAGCCTAAGCGGTAACCTGTAAACTTTTTAAGTCATCTGTTAACCTCGATGCTGCAATTGCACGCTTGTATTGCATACTGAAGAAAAAACATTATGGACTGCGCCAGCAGGTGAATAAGAACTTGTTTACTATTGTCATTGCGAAATAATTCTCTTATTGCTGCCGCCACAACCAAATATTAGCCCCCAACATCCGAGTGCTGGAGCTGTTTCAAATGACACAGAGCttgatgaaaagctctcataTTTCCCTATTGCCCCATCCATTCTTTAAATACTAAAAGGACAAAATTTTGAACCCGGGGTTTTCAACCTAGCATATAAATACAAACATTTTCAACTACAATTAAAATGAAAGCAGCGCCTCAGCCTCAGCATATCCGAAGTTTCGCCTGATTATTTCCTAGTCCCACAGCAGTCAAAATATGTAGGATCTTGTGGTGCAAAGCAGTctcaaaggaaaaggaaaggaagacCTTGTGCAACTATATCAACTCTTGGTTCATAACACCTTCACAGCACTGTCTACCGTCCTAGCCAATTCAACAGCTGCTCCAACATAACTATGCGGTGTTAACTTTAGTAGATTCGACTTTGCTTCGTTAGGTAATTCCAAACCTTGCATAAAATCTACTATACTTTCCTTGGTAACTGCTCTTCCTCTGGTTAGTTCCTTCAACTTTTCATAGGGCTCAGGAACACCATATCTTCGCATAATTGTCTGTATTGGTTCAGCAAGAACTTCCCAAGTAAGGTTCAAATCCTTACTTATGCAACCTTCATTGACCTGAAGCTTTGATATTCCCTGAAGTGTGCTTTTGTAGGCAAGAAGAGAGTGCCCTAATCCTAGACCCATGTTCCTCAAAACAGTTGAATCTGTCAAGTCACGCTGCCAACGCGAAATAGGCAACTTCATGCTCAGATGACAAAAATTTCCATTAGCCACACCAAGATTGCCTTCACtgttttcaaaatcaataGGGTTTACCTTGTGAGGCATTGTTGATGACCCAATCTCACCAGCCTTAGTTATCTGCTTAAAATAA
Proteins encoded in this region:
- the LOC18771311 gene encoding DTW domain-containing protein 2, with amino-acid sequence MMEPEEDIHISDSAAADPPPRGPRPICSNCTRPGPVCLCHSLPAQPIKTQTQIIILHHPHEANHKLSTTPILTKCLSNSTAIVARKLKPGLSPLLDQSPPAIYLFPPTKASPAVSLSDLPSSPVPKHSPLVLIAFDATWKHAREMVKASEGFLSTFASRVCLDVDESASGGSIYDSELVLRKEPFGGCVSTMEAVARALGVIEPNGVEIEARLVRVLRDMVASQARYLKTPAKPRPKLLKKSKEKQRLKNESKSESVSESDPILGHGQL
- the LOC18771821 gene encoding protein N-terminal glutamine amidohydrolase; this translates as MTTSELEVSGSSWDVSQFQHTPFYCEENVYLLCKELGTKGIADAQSSDLFVVFISNEKKQIPLWHQKASSRADGIVLWDYHVICIQRKGRGDSPSPHLVWDLDSSLPFPCPLARYVSETIRPDFQTFSEFQRYFRIVHAPVFLRCFASDRRHMKDSVGNWLHQPPLYQPIVAEDGTLHNLNDYFDIRATDAVTGTGADMTNEVFTKKLGVVITESQLEEFFSQIL